The following proteins are co-located in the Bacillaceae bacterium S4-13-56 genome:
- a CDS encoding DUF5677 domain-containing protein, which translates to MILGLLENLINHSKSMLILLMQKHHVSIDTILRTIFENYVYLKFVLEKDTDKRAKSYGCSTKLKEIQLMDNLAEDSLRGHSLREFLKIKKDDVSKLSKEMSETYKERVIDQYLNELGMKRLEQKWYNLNQNTKTLKKLCEDLDLTVEYELIYSILSTETHAKDAIQRFFFEKNYIRILEVMKNELLYVSMAGLYLIESVRLIYTYYNLKKCLTNFNALIAINDKFRKAAKR; encoded by the coding sequence GTGATATTAGGTCTTTTAGAAAACCTAATTAATCACTCGAAGTCAATGCTTATTCTTTTAATGCAAAAACACCACGTTTCCATAGATACAATTCTAAGAACAATTTTTGAGAATTACGTTTACTTAAAGTTTGTGTTAGAAAAAGATACTGATAAGCGAGCAAAATCTTATGGTTGTTCCACAAAACTTAAAGAAATTCAATTGATGGATAATTTAGCTGAAGACAGCCTAAGAGGACACTCCCTCAGAGAATTTCTAAAAATTAAAAAAGATGATGTTTCGAAACTATCTAAAGAAATGTCAGAAACATATAAGGAAAGAGTAATAGATCAATATCTAAATGAACTTGGGATGAAACGCTTAGAACAAAAATGGTATAACCTCAATCAAAATACAAAAACCCTCAAAAAACTATGTGAAGATTTAGACTTAACTGTGGAGTATGAGTTAATTTATTCTATTCTTTCAACAGAAACACATGCAAAAGACGCAATACAACGTTTCTTTTTTGAAAAAAATTATATAAGAATTCTGGAAGTTATGAAAAATGAGCTATTATATGTTTCGATGGCAGGACTTTATCTCATCGAATCTGTAAGATTGATATATACTTATTATAACTTAAAAAAATGTTTAACTAACTTCAACGCATTAATAGCAATCAATGATAAATTCAGAAAAGCAGCAAAGCGATAA